CCGGAGGACTTCTCACGGCTCCATAATGGAGAACGAGCTCTCCATTTCTATCTGTCTTGATTGACAGGAGCTTCAGAGTTCGTTGTCTTATCATTGAACCCCAGTAGAGCTTCCCGCGTCCGAGGATGACAGGCATGACCATGATCCTATAATCGTCGACTAAGCCTCTTTGGATGAACTCCTGTGAGACTGAAGGGCCCGCGTCTACAATGATGTCTTTTCCAGGTTCGGCTCTCAAACGGGAAACAATCCGGGCGAGGTCCCCCTTCATCACCCTGGAGTTCTGCCACTCGGTCTTCTTCAGATTGTGAGAGAGAACGATCTTCTGACTCCGCTCAAGGAATCGGGAGAACTCGAACAGATACTCCGGATCAGAGGGCTTTCTCGCCGATAACGAGTGGTATGACACGTGGTCCTCGTAGGACCGCCGGCCGTAGATGATCGTGTCTACCGAGTTGTATCGTCTGATCCACAGATCTTTGAATACCTCACCCGGCTCGCTCGAATGAGCGTCGGATCCAGGATACTTTGGGAACTCGCCGTATCCATCCAGCGTCATGTAGAGGTTCGCTGTGACTGTTCGCGCCGTTTCTATGGCCCCATCCGAAGGCCCATCCCTCGCTATGGCGATAAACTCTTCGTGGTCATTCACGCGTAGTCCTGACTAGCCATCCCAGTCCAAGTGCATCAAGCCATTGCAATAGAATTGGAATGAAACCAGTGTGCGGGGGGTGGGATTCGAACCCACGAACCCCTGAGGGACGAGGTCCTAAGCCTCGCGCCGTTGACCAGGCTGGGCGACCCCCGCAGCGAACGGACGGCAGGTGCGTGAAACTATAACGGTTTACCTGGCACACGGAACAGGCTCAGGCGTCACCCCTCGACCCGCCGGGTGCGCTTGGCTTCCTTCTGAACCTCGCAAATGTCGCTTCCCAATCGACTTTGTAGACGACCACTCCGATTCCTATGAACGCTATCACGGTGATGATTGTGGTCACAGTCGAGGTTATTCCGAAGGTGTTTGTCAGGGTGCTAAGTAGGCTGTATTCCAATGGGATTTCGACGGAGCTCTTCACCAGCTTCGCGAGGAACGTGACCGAAGTCATGGGGGCGAGGGTGGCGGAGTTCGCGCCTGCGCCTATGAACAGGTAGTCATCGAATGGGAAGACAGGCATGACCGCCGCGACGAAGAGACCGGCATAGAAGCTCCTCTGCCCTGCAATCCTTCCAATCAGCCGGACGTTCTTGTTGGGAAGCAGGAACCTCCTTAGCCCGAAGGAACCGTAGTAGATCCCCACCTTCGCAAGAGTCGCCCCGCTTGCTGTCACCAGCACCACCGCTAGGTACCCAAAAGGCGTGAAACCAAACAACGAAAGGTTGAGGGCTCCAAGAAGAGTGTAGGACGCCCCTACGAACGGTGTGACGTTTGACGCAAAGGAAATGATGAAGATGACTACAAGCTGGATAAGCCAGTCGAGGGGCAGTCCCATCTGTCGACCCTGGTCTGAGGATGATTAATCCATGAGGGCAAGGAGGAAAAACTCCTAAACCCCCAAAACGTGAGACGTGCAAATGGAACTGAAAGAGATATAAGGCGATTTCAGTCGGCGCGACCAACGGCGAAGATGAGACAACTTGTCCAAGATACTGGCATTCGTGGATATCTTTGTGGAGTCGGCGGAGATGGACAACGTTGTTGCCGCTCTTTCCAAGCTTGAAACGCTAGATGAGCTCTACGAGGTCACGGGAGAGTTCGACATAGTCACGCTCGTGTCCGCCTCAGACATTGAGGAGTTCCGGGAGATTCTGAAGAACAAGATACTAAAGATAAAGGGTGTGAAGAGCACTGTAAGCTCCGTAGTCCTACACACCCACAAGGGACCACGGTCAGACGGGTCGCAGGGTCCACGGCGACCACGCCAGTAGGCCGTCCCAGCTGTGTGCATCCTCTTGACTAGGCCGGCTCTAAACCATCGGGGTCCTGACTCGTGATCGACGCACCTCAGACCCTTTCCCTCATCCTGATCCTTGGATCTGCTCTCGGGCTAGCTTGGCTCATCTCCCCGTATCTCGCGAGGGTCTATAGGAGGACGCCCAGCCGGTTCGACAGGGTTCTGATCCCCATTGAACACGGGATCTACCGGCTATTGGGAGTCGACTCCGGGCACGTCATGGGGTGGAAGGAGTACTTCCTCGCAGGCGTTCTAGTCAACGTCGTCCAGATGGCGCTAGCCTTCCTGATTCTGACCTCCCAGGGCTTTCTCCCTCTGAACCCCCAGGGCTTCCCCGGGCTGAGCTGGGACCTCTCCTTCAACACCGTCGTTTCCTTCGCCACCAACACCAACCTCCAGCACTATGCGGGTGAGAGCTCTCTCTCCTACCTCAGCCAGATGACTGCAATCCAGTTCCTCCAGTTCACCTCCGCTGCGACTGGGATGTGCATGGGCATCGCCATGGTGAGAGGTTTCGTCGTCGGTTCCAAGGACATGGGTAACTTCTATGTGGACTTCGTCAGGACCCTCACGCGCATCCTTCTTCCCTTCTGCTTCATCGCCGCGTTGCTGCTGGTCGCACTCGGCGTCCCCCAGACCCTAGGCGGGTACACATCCGTGACCACTGTGGAGGGAGCAACCCAATCGATACTCGTCGGGCCGGTAGCCTCACTCGTGGCCATAATGCAGCTCGGCACCAACGGGGGTGGATACTTCGGAGCGAACTCGGCCTATCCCTTCATGAACCCGAGCCAGATAACTGACATCCTCGAGATCGGCCTGATGCTCCTCCTTCCCACGGCCCTCCTCTTCGTCTTCGGGGAGCTCCTGGGCAAGAAGAGGGAGGTCAGACCTTTTCTGATCGGGGCCTACGGCCTCTTCATCATCGACCTGGCCATAGCCTTCATCCCTACCACCCCTCTCGGCCTGGGAATCGAGACGAGGATAGGGGGCTTCATGTCCGCATTCTGGACCGTCGTGACGACCGCCGTCACCACAGGTTCGGTCAACACGACCCTCGTCGCCATGCATCCTCTCGTCATCCTTTCGGCCTTCATGGGCATGCTCATCCAGGCCACCCCGGGCGGGAAGGGCGTCGGCCTGATGTACATGATGATGTACATCATCATAACAGTCTTCGTCGTCGGTCTGATGTCCGGGCGGACCCCGGAATACCTAGGAATCAAGATCACGAGCAGGGATGTGAAGCTGGTGATGCTCGCCTTCCTCGTCCATCCGATCATCATCCTGATCCCTACAGTCGTGGCCTATGCTTCTGGTGCAGTCGCCGCCATCGGCCTTGGGGGCGGCGCGGTCGGTTTCACTCAGGTCTTCTATGAGTTCACGACATCTGCTGCGAACAACGGGTCCGACTTCCTCGGCACCCTTGCAAATACCCCCTTCTTCAATGTCTCAACGGCGATGGTGATACTCGTTGGGCGGTACGCGCCGATCGGGATCCTCATGGCCCTCGGAGGGTCGATGATCGGCCGAAAGAGGAGCGTGGTCTCCGGACTAAAGACCGAGAGCTTCACCTTCTCCATCGTGCTCATCGGAACGATTCTTGTCCTCGTCGTGCTAACCTTCTTCCCCTTCCTCGCTCTCGGCCCGATCCTGTCCTACTTCCAGGGAAACGTGAATGGGTTTGGCTAGCCTCCAGGGTGCGAGGGCCGTCCGCCGCCGGATTCCACTCTTCTCGGCCCGGGTCCTCAAGGACTCGATCCTGAGACTGAGCCCCATTTCGCTGCGGTCGAACCCGGTCATGCTCATTGTGGAACTTACCTTTTTCATAGTGGGGGCAATGGCGGTCTATCCCCAGGGCTTCGTCCCTGTCGCCAAGCCCAGCAATCAGGCCTTCTACGTTGAAGTTGCCCTCATACTCCTAATCACCGTCTGGTTCAGCACTCTCTCAGACTCGCTTGCCGAGCAGCAAGCCAGGAGCACTGCCAGCAGCCTCCGGCGGCTCGAGACCGAGGTGCTTAGCAAGAAGGTCTTGAAGGAAGGCTGGACTACGACGGTAGTACCGACAAGGTCCTCAGACCTCCGGAAGGGAGATCTGATCCTCCTCGAAACCGGAGACACAGTCCCCATCGACGCGGATGTGATCGAGGGCATCGCGATGGTCGATGAATCTCTGCTCACAGGGGAATCCGCACCCGTGCGAAAGGCGCCCGGAGACACGCTAATCGGCGGCTCGAGGCTACTGTCCGACACCCTCACGGGCAAAGTCTCGGTGAACCCAGGCGAGACATTCATCGATCAGATGATCAGGATGGTGGAGTCCTCAAAGAGGCCCAAGACCCCCAACGAACAGGCGGTGACCATAGTCCTGCTCGGTCTGACTGCCATTTTCAGCATCATAATCATATCCCTGTTCAGTCTCTCAGTAACCCTTGGCCTTGGAGCGGACCTTTCCGTCCTGATCGCGCTCTACGTTTGCCTCCTCCCGACCACAATCGGCGCTCTTCTCCCTGCCATCGGCCTGTCTGGCATGTCTAGGCTCTACAAGAAGAGGATAGTCGCGAAGTCCGGAAGGGCCATCGAAACAGCGGGGGACGTCGATGTCATTCTCCTCGACAAGACCGGCACAATCACCGTAGGGAACAGGAGGGCCATCCAATTCATTCCATTCGAGGGGCATACGGTTGGCGACGTGGGGGAGGCCGCGTTCCTCTCTTCATGGTATGATGACACCCCCGAGGGGCGGAGCATAATCGACCTCGCCTACGAGAGCGGGTTCACTCCCAGAGAACTGAACACCCTTGCGCTCTCAGAGGTCTACGAGTTCTCTGCCGCCTCTCGGACTAGCGGAGTGAAGATCAACAGGGGAGCGGCCCTCAACCTGCCGAAAGGGCCTGACCTGGGAAGGGAGCGCCTAAGGTTCAGGAGGAAGGTTTCGGGGTTCTTCGAGGACTGGAACCAGTCGGAACCGGAGGTCGAGGTGATCAAAGGAGCCCCCGACGCCATCAAGGAGCGTCTCTCGTCGGTCCCCTCGAACTACAACGAGCTAGTCAACAGCGTAGCCGCGGCTGGCGAAACCCCAATCGTTGTGTCGAGAGGGGACAAAGCGCTGGGGATCATCCGGCTGAAGGACGTCCTCAAGGAGGGAATACGAGAGAAAATCCAGTCTGTAAAGGCCATGGACATTAGGCCTGTGATGATCACGGGCGACCAGCCTCTCACAGCGAAGAGCATCGCCGCCGAAGTGGGGATTGACGAGTACGTCCCCCAGGCGCGCCCAGAGCTGAAGTTCAGCATCGTCAAAAGGGAGCAGGCCGAATCACGCATCGTCGCGATGATCGGCGACGGCACCAACGATGCCCCTGCCCTGGCCGTAGCAGACGTGGGCCTTGCCATGAGCTCCGGAACAGAAGCCGCGAAGGAGGCAGCGAACATGGTGGACCTTGAATCCAATCCCGCGAAGGTGATAGACGTGGTGCTGCTCGGCAAGCAACTCTTGATGACCAGGGGAGCGGTGACCGCCTTCAGCATCGCCAACGACGTGGCGAAATACTTCGCGATAGTGCCTGTCCTCTTCGCAGCCACGATTCCCCAGCTGACTGCACTGAATATCCTTGGGCTCGGCTTGAACAGCGCGGTCCTCTCTGCTCTCATATTCAACGCGGTCATTATCCCGGTTCTGATCCCCATAGCCATGAAAGGGGTCACCTTCAGACCCGCCGGTACCATGTCCATCTTCCTGCGGAATGTCCTTTTCTACGGGGTGGGGGGGATCATAGTTCCATTCGTCGGGATAAAGCTGATCGACATCCTGATTTCGACAATATAGGTGAATGAATTGGAAAACTCTAAACCAAACTACAGGCCTGTGGTCGGACTTGCGGTTCTGTCACTTGTCATATGCGGACTGCTCTTCCCCCTAGCGATAACGGGCATCGCTCAGGTCATCCTCCCGTTTCAGGCGAATGGTGAAATCGTTCAGCTCAACGGCCACTCGGTCGGCTCCAGCCTGATCGCCCAGGGATTCAACTCCCCGAAGCTGTTCCATGCCAGGGCCTCAAACCAGTCCGCGTCAGGGGTGGACCCTGACATCCCGCTTTCGGACGCTCTCCTACAGGTCCCGCGGATAAGCTCGGCGACTAACATTCCTTCGACCACCATCACCTCGATTGTGAACGGGAACGTGGAGGGAACGATATGGATATTCGGAAGCCCCTACGTGAACGTGCTGAAATTGAACCTTATCCTAATCGAAGCGAACCCGACCGTTTACCAGAACCTCACGTTCTAGTCTGAATTCCTTCCTGGGAACCTAGTGAGACTTCGACTTCTTCTGTGCTTCTTTCTTGAGCTTCTTTTCCCGTTCTTCCCGCTTTGTCCTGTCGTACTCCCCGAGCGGACCCGCGTGCTCGACATACCCGTGGTAGATCTCGATAGCCCTCTTGACCACTTCCTCCGTCTCATGGTCTCTCTTTCCGAACCTCACAGAGAGATTCCTCCTGTCGAGGACGGCCCACTCGAAGCCTTTGTGCTTCTTCAGCTCTTCGACGGCGAGCTCCATGGCGTACTCATTACCGAAAAGCCCCCTAATCTCCCACGAGCCTGCCACGCAAGCACCTACCTCAGTCTCCACATAAAAACTAGCCCTACTTCGGAATCAATTGGGCCCTCAACCCCTCGGCCGTATCCGCGGGGAGTTTGCAGGTGAAGTTCTGGCAGACGTAGGCCCTCGCCTTCGCCCCCACCTTCCTCCCCTCCAACAACGTGGTCAGCCCCTCCAGCCGCTCATGATTCTCCTCCGTCGCCGTCAGGACCACCTTGTCGGGAAGGAAGGGGCGCCGCACCTCCGCCAAGAGGGTCGCCGCCCCCGCTAGGGTCCGAGAGGTTACGACCACCTCCTTCATCCCGTTCAGAAGCAAGTCCAGGACGACGAGCATGTTCGCGTGGGCTGTGGGCTGTTGTTCCACGTCTGAGCTGAAGAAACGCAGTGCGCGCTCGGCCGCTCTCCTGGTCTCTCCGTCCCCGGTCAGCTCGCTGAGTCTTACGAGGTCCACCATCGCCACGGAGTTGCCCGACGGCGTAACCCCGTCATACCCTTCCTTGAGCCTGGCAGGCTGGGCGTCCACCGTCAGGAAGAACCCCCCCTTCTCCTTGTCCTCGAAGTCATCCACCATAACCTTCGCGAGTCCCTTCGCCTCCTGAAGCCAGCCGGGCTCTGACGTCGCCTCGAAGAGGTCCAGAAGGCCCTGGATGAAGAACGTGTAATCCTCCAGCGTCCCCTCCAGCTTCGCCTCGCCTCCCGCATACCTTCTAAGAAGCCTCCCCTCTTTTGCGCAATTGCTCAGGACGAACTCCGCAGCCTCGGATGCCGCCTTCAGGTACTCCGGCCTTGACAGGGCTGCGCCAGCATAGGCGAGCGCCGAGATCGCCAGCCCGTTCCAGGAAGTAAGAATCTTGTCATCGGTGGCAGGCCTCGGTCTCATGATTCTCGCTTCGTAAAGCTTGGACCGCCAACCTCTCACCTTCTCCGAGCCAACTTCTTCCGACACCTTCAAGTGGAGAATCGACCTTCCCTCGAAGTTCCCGCTGTTGGTTACCCCATACACTCTGCAAAACTCGCCCCCGTCTGCTGCCCCCAGGACTTCCTCGACCTCGGCCGGGGTCCAGGTGTAGTAGAGTCCCTCTCCCTCCTCTGTGTCCGCGTCCTGGGCCGAATAGAATCCGCCCCCCTTGTCCTTCATCTCCTTCATCAACCAGCCGAAGATGTCCTCCACCGTCCTCGCATACTCTTCTTTCCCCGTGACCTGGTACGCTTCGGTGTAGACCCTCGCGAGCAGGGCATTGTCATAGAGCATCTTCTCGAAGTGAGGGACGAGCCAAACCTTGTCTGTAGAGTATCTGTGAAAACCGCCCCCCAGGTGGTCGTGTATCCCCCCGGCCGCCATCTCGTCCAGAGTCTTCGTCACGCTCCTCAGCGCAAGTTCCTTCCCTGTCCGGTAATGGTATCGCAGCAGGAAGGAGGACGCCAGCGGAAGCGGGAACTTCGGAGCTCCTCCGAACCCACCATGCTCCTGGTCGAATGAAGACACCATCGCGGCGTACCCATCGTCCAGGTTCGCGAGTGTGAGTTCCTTGGAGTCCTTTCCCCGGACATCCATCGTGAGCGCCTTCGCGATCTGGTCCGCGTTCTCGACTATCTCCCCCCTCTTGTCCTTCCAGACCTGTGCGACAAACTCCAGCACCTGTCTGAAGCTTGCCATCCCAAAACGCGGCTCAGGAGGGAAATACGTCCCTCCGTAGAACGGCTTCAGGTCAGGCGTGAGGAAGACGTTCAGTGGCCACCCTCCAGAACCTGTCATCGACTGGACGGCGCTCATGTAGTAGGCGTCCAGCTCAGGCCTCTCCTCCCTGTCGACCTTGATGGGGATGAAGTTCTTGTTGATGATCGCAGCTATCTCTGGGTTCTCGAACGATTCACGCGACATCACCGTGCACCAGTGACAGCTTGAGTAGCCGATGCTCAAGAATACTGGTTTATTGTCATTCTTCGCCCTCCGGAGGGCTTCCTCCGTCCAAGAATACCAGTTCACCGGATTGTTTGCATGTTTTCGCAAGTACGGACTCTTTT
This sequence is a window from Nitrososphaerota archaeon. Protein-coding genes within it:
- a CDS encoding dihydrofolate reductase family protein, producing the protein MNDHEEFIAIARDGPSDGAIETARTVTANLYMTLDGYGEFPKYPGSDAHSSEPGEVFKDLWIRRYNSVDTIIYGRRSYEDHVSYHSLSARKPSDPEYLFEFSRFLERSQKIVLSHNLKKTEWQNSRVMKGDLARIVSRLRAEPGKDIIVDAGPSVSQEFIQRGLVDDYRIMVMPVILGRGKLYWGSMIRQRTLKLLSIKTDRNGELVLHYGAVRSPPGR
- a CDS encoding Lrp/AsnC ligand binding domain-containing protein, which codes for MSKILAFVDIFVESAEMDNVVAALSKLETLDELYEVTGEFDIVTLVSASDIEEFREILKNKILKIKGVKSTVSSVVLHTHKGPRSDGSQGPRRPRQ
- the kdpA gene encoding potassium-transporting ATPase subunit KdpA; this translates as MIDAPQTLSLILILGSALGLAWLISPYLARVYRRTPSRFDRVLIPIEHGIYRLLGVDSGHVMGWKEYFLAGVLVNVVQMALAFLILTSQGFLPLNPQGFPGLSWDLSFNTVVSFATNTNLQHYAGESSLSYLSQMTAIQFLQFTSAATGMCMGIAMVRGFVVGSKDMGNFYVDFVRTLTRILLPFCFIAALLLVALGVPQTLGGYTSVTTVEGATQSILVGPVASLVAIMQLGTNGGGYFGANSAYPFMNPSQITDILEIGLMLLLPTALLFVFGELLGKKREVRPFLIGAYGLFIIDLAIAFIPTTPLGLGIETRIGGFMSAFWTVVTTAVTTGSVNTTLVAMHPLVILSAFMGMLIQATPGGKGVGLMYMMMYIIITVFVVGLMSGRTPEYLGIKITSRDVKLVMLAFLVHPIIILIPTVVAYASGAVAAIGLGGGAVGFTQVFYEFTTSAANNGSDFLGTLANTPFFNVSTAMVILVGRYAPIGILMALGGSMIGRKRSVVSGLKTESFTFSIVLIGTILVLVVLTFFPFLALGPILSYFQGNVNGFG
- a CDS encoding HAD-IC family P-type ATPase; the encoded protein is MASLQGARAVRRRIPLFSARVLKDSILRLSPISLRSNPVMLIVELTFFIVGAMAVYPQGFVPVAKPSNQAFYVEVALILLITVWFSTLSDSLAEQQARSTASSLRRLETEVLSKKVLKEGWTTTVVPTRSSDLRKGDLILLETGDTVPIDADVIEGIAMVDESLLTGESAPVRKAPGDTLIGGSRLLSDTLTGKVSVNPGETFIDQMIRMVESSKRPKTPNEQAVTIVLLGLTAIFSIIIISLFSLSVTLGLGADLSVLIALYVCLLPTTIGALLPAIGLSGMSRLYKKRIVAKSGRAIETAGDVDVILLDKTGTITVGNRRAIQFIPFEGHTVGDVGEAAFLSSWYDDTPEGRSIIDLAYESGFTPRELNTLALSEVYEFSAASRTSGVKINRGAALNLPKGPDLGRERLRFRRKVSGFFEDWNQSEPEVEVIKGAPDAIKERLSSVPSNYNELVNSVAAAGETPIVVSRGDKALGIIRLKDVLKEGIREKIQSVKAMDIRPVMITGDQPLTAKSIAAEVGIDEYVPQARPELKFSIVKREQAESRIVAMIGDGTNDAPALAVADVGLAMSSGTEAAKEAANMVDLESNPAKVIDVVLLGKQLLMTRGAVTAFSIANDVAKYFAIVPVLFAATIPQLTALNILGLGLNSAVLSALIFNAVIIPVLIPIAMKGVTFRPAGTMSIFLRNVLFYGVGGIIVPFVGIKLIDILISTI
- a CDS encoding potassium-transporting ATPase subunit C codes for the protein MENSKPNYRPVVGLAVLSLVICGLLFPLAITGIAQVILPFQANGEIVQLNGHSVGSSLIAQGFNSPKLFHARASNQSASGVDPDIPLSDALLQVPRISSATNIPSTTITSIVNGNVEGTIWIFGSPYVNVLKLNLILIEANPTVYQNLTF
- a CDS encoding thioredoxin domain-containing protein, whose product is MRKHANNPVNWYSWTEEALRRAKNDNKPVFLSIGYSSCHWCTVMSRESFENPEIAAIINKNFIPIKVDREERPELDAYYMSAVQSMTGSGGWPLNVFLTPDLKPFYGGTYFPPEPRFGMASFRQVLEFVAQVWKDKRGEIVENADQIAKALTMDVRGKDSKELTLANLDDGYAAMVSSFDQEHGGFGGAPKFPLPLASSFLLRYHYRTGKELALRSVTKTLDEMAAGGIHDHLGGGFHRYSTDKVWLVPHFEKMLYDNALLARVYTEAYQVTGKEEYARTVEDIFGWLMKEMKDKGGGFYSAQDADTEEGEGLYYTWTPAEVEEVLGAADGGEFCRVYGVTNSGNFEGRSILHLKVSEEVGSEKVRGWRSKLYEARIMRPRPATDDKILTSWNGLAISALAYAGAALSRPEYLKAASEAAEFVLSNCAKEGRLLRRYAGGEAKLEGTLEDYTFFIQGLLDLFEATSEPGWLQEAKGLAKVMVDDFEDKEKGGFFLTVDAQPARLKEGYDGVTPSGNSVAMVDLVRLSELTGDGETRRAAERALRFFSSDVEQQPTAHANMLVVLDLLLNGMKEVVVTSRTLAGAATLLAEVRRPFLPDKVVLTATEENHERLEGLTTLLEGRKVGAKARAYVCQNFTCKLPADTAEGLRAQLIPK